TATCCTGATTTGGATAGGGTGTGTATGTCGTTGGTTATCTTCCGACTGACCACACCCTTTGTACGAAGGGATCGATACCGGGTCAAGTTACAGGCTGGCGTTCGGACTCATCCAATATATGGACATACCGTAGCGGCACTGCGCCGGCATCTCACCGGCTTCTCCTACTGCCCACGAGGGGCAGACCTGTAACTCATTTATTCAGTTGTAGATAAAGCTTAGCATATATCAACCACTCCGTCAAGAGGTTTTTACTTTTCCGGTATAACAGAAAAGAACGGCATTGACGCTTGCCTAAATAGGGTAAATATTTGTCACATACGTGGGCTGAATACAAGTTAAGTTTGATGGAGGACAATAGTGACGAGCGAGACGAAGTTGGTCACGCAAATTGCTTATGGGGATGAGAAGGAAAGCAAAGAGGCCTGGGAATGTTTGATGAGAATGCACGGCCGATTGATTGAACACCTTGGAAGGGCGGCTCATTATTCAAACCCTAGTGACCTAAAAACGGAACTTTACCTTCATCTTCGTGGAGTAAACGGGGAATGGAATCGCCTGAAATCGTATCAACCTCGCGCTGGGGTTGGATTCGAGAACTGGTTAGCAATTGTTGCCGGACGATTGGCTCGGCAAAAGGCGGCTGATGGCTCAAAAGAATCGGCTCTGAAAATTACCTTAGACGAGGAGCAAGCTGATACGATTGGTATAAACGTGGAGCCTCCAATGTTTCAGGAAGAGAGGCGGGTCGTCGTGCTCAAGGCCATTCAGAAGTTAAAGCACCCACACTGCCGCATTTTGCTGTGCCGTCATTATTGGAACGAAGAAGACTTATGTGAGATCGCGGGCGAACTGGGGTTGAAACCGGATAACGTTCGCCAAATTCATCGCCGGAACTTGCAAGAACTGCACCGAGTACTAGGTCATCCAGTATGAAAAAGGAAACTTTCGAAGACCTGATTGTAAATTTAAGCGAAATCGGTCGTGGTATTAAAGATACAAGGACTGCGTTATCACCCTGTCCTGATGAAGGTGATTTGGCGGCCTATATCGTTCAATTGAGGAAGCCGCGTCGTCATATTAAAAACGATAATGCACTAATTGATGCGCATCTGGTTGAATGCAACTCCTGCTTTCAAGCTATAAGTGACGCCTTGAACGCCCTGACTCTTCTTGAGATCGAAAAAGAACGAACAATATCTTTGCCGTTTACACTGCTGAATAAAACTATCCAATTTTTAACCACTGTGCCACCATCACAACCGGTTTTAGCATCATCGGCCAGAGAACAAGGAAGCTTCTATCACCTCGTTCCGATGCAAAATGGCGCAGATATGATCATTGGTGATTTGAAGGTGACCATGCGAGCGAAAATTATCAAGGGCAAGTTCTCGGTCTCCGTAGCTGTTCGAAATATCCCTTTAAAAGCCCCCAGCGCCGATGTCTTAATTCGAGTCCTCAGTGATAAACATGATTCTATATCAGAACAAAAAACAAACGACAAAGGCCGTGCCGTTTTCACTTCTATTCCGAATGGAGATTACGTACTTCAGATACTTGCATGAAGCTATTATTCTTACTCAAGCTAACCCTTAACTTTTTTCATGAAAAATTCATGTTGATGTGTGTCGGTACTTGACAAGTAGACGCTTGTGCGTGTACACTTATTTCAGGAAGAGGAAGGATTACTATGACTAGAGGACTAACCAAACGGCAAGAAGCGATTTTGCAGTTCATTCTTGATTATATTCAGCGCATAGGTTATCCACCTTCGATTCGAGAGATAGGTAAACAGTTCGAAATCGGTAGTCTTCGAGGCGTTACTGTCCATCTTGACGCTTTGCAACGTAAAGGCTATATCTCTCGCGGCGTCACACCACGAAGCATTCGTGTTATTCATCCTGCTTACCAGGCATCAAATAATGCCGTCATGTTACCGCTGCTCGGCACTAT
This genomic stretch from bacterium harbors:
- a CDS encoding sigma-70 family RNA polymerase sigma factor, which codes for MTSETKLVTQIAYGDEKESKEAWECLMRMHGRLIEHLGRAAHYSNPSDLKTELYLHLRGVNGEWNRLKSYQPRAGVGFENWLAIVAGRLARQKAADGSKESALKITLDEEQADTIGINVEPPMFQEERRVVVLKAIQKLKHPHCRILLCRHYWNEEDLCEIAGELGLKPDNVRQIHRRNLQELHRVLGHPV